The Streptomyces sp. NBC_00306 sequence CCCGAGCAGTGTCGGGAACGAGTCGGCTCGTGAAGCCCTGGGCGCACAACCGCTCGTAGGCTGCAGTGACTTCCTGCGGAACTTCCTGACTGATCATGAACCCCTGCTCGGGGTAGATCAGGAGCCGCTGAAGCGATCCGACCAGCATGTCGATGACCAAACGGGCATCGCCGATCGCGTCGGCGTACTCCTCGAGCGTCATCGGCGCGGAGGTGCTCACGAACTCGACTGCGGGCCAGAGCTTGCGCGCCGTGGCGTAGGCCCGACGCTCTTCGTACGGCTTGCTCACGATCAGCGCGGACGAGACGTCGACACCGTTCTCCTCCAGTAGTGAGCGTGAGAAGCGGATGTTCTCACCGGTGTTGCGTGCGCGGGGTTCCACCAGAACTGCCGCGGCAGGGACGCCCAGTTCGAGGGCTCGCTCTCGGTAGTGCACGGCTTCGCCGCGGGGCATACGGTCACGGGTCGTTGGGCTCGTGGCTCCGGTGAACACCATCAGCGGCATCATTCCGCGTCGGTACAGGTCGACTGTGGCATCGGCGACTCCGAGGTCGTGACTGCCCAGGCCGATG is a genomic window containing:
- a CDS encoding YdcF family protein — translated: MTPTQDVWDDTQRLWDYQLMGHEVRPCSVAIGLGSHDLGVADATVDLYRRGMMPLMVFTGATSPTTRDRMPRGEAVHYRERALELGVPAAAVLVEPRARNTGENIRFSRSLLEENGVDVSSALIVSKPYEERRAYATARKLWPAVEFVSTSAPMTLEEYADAIGDARLVIDMLVGSLQRLLIYPEQGFMISQEVPQEVTAAYERLCAQGFTSRLVPDTARGE